Proteins encoded within one genomic window of Perognathus longimembris pacificus isolate PPM17 chromosome 28, ASM2315922v1, whole genome shotgun sequence:
- the Btk gene encoding tyrosine-protein kinase BTK, which yields MAAVILESIFLKRSQQKKKTSPLNFKKRLFLLTVHKLSYYEYDFERGRRGSKKGSIDVEKITCVETVVPEKNPPPERQILRRGEESSEMEQISIIERFPYPFQVVYDEGPLYVFSPTEELRKRWIHQLKNVIRYNSDLVQKFHPCFWIDGQYLCCSQTAKNAMGCQILENRNGSLKPGSSHRKTKKPLPPTPEEDQILKKPLPPEPTAPPVSTSELKKVVALYDYMPMNANDLQLLKGDEYFILEESNLPWWRARDKNGQEGYIPSNYVTEAEDSIEMYEWYSKHMTRSQAEQLLKQEGKEGGFIVRDSSKAGKYTVSVFSRSTGDPKGVIRHYVVCSTPQNQYYLAEKHLFSTIPELINYHQHNSAGLISRLKYPVSQQNKNAPSTAGLGYGSWEIDPKDLTFLKELGTGQFGVVKYGKWRGQYDVAIKMIREGSMSEDEFIEEAKVMMNLSHEKLVQLYGVCTKQRPIFIITEYMANGCLLNYLREMHQPFQTQQLLEMCKDVCEAMEYLESKQFLHRDLAARNCLVNDRGVVKVSDFGLSRYVLDDEYTSSVGSKFPVRWSPPEVLMYSKFSSKSDIWAFGVLMWEIYTLGKMPYERFTNSETAEHIAKGLRLYRPHLASESIYAIMYSCWHEKADERPTFKILLSNILDVMDEES from the exons ATGGCCGCAGTAATTCTGGAGAGCATCTTTCTGAAACgctcccaacaaaaaaagaaaacatcacctTTGAACTTCAAGAAACGCCTCTTTCTCCTGACTGTGCACAAACTTTCCTACTATGAGTATGACTTTGAACGTGGG agAAGAGGCAGCAAGAAGGGGTCAATAGATGTTGAGAAGATCACTTGTGTTGAAACAGTGGTTCCTGAAAAAAATCCTCCACCAGAAAGACAGATTCTG AGAAGAGGTGAAGAGTCCAGTGAAATGGAGCAAATTTCAATCATTGAAAGGTTCCCTTACCCCTTTCAG GTTGTATATGATGAAGGGCCTCTCTATGTCTTCTCCCCAACGGAAGAACTGAGAAAACGCTGGATTCATCAGCTCAAAAATG TAATCCGGTATAATAGTGACCTGGTACAGAAATTCCACCCTTGCTTCTGGATCGATGGGCAATATCTCTGCTGTTCTCAAACAGCTAAAAATGCAATGGGCTGCCAAATTTTGGAGAACAGGAATGGAA gCTTAAAACCTGGGAGTTctcatagaaaaacaaaaaaacctcttccCCCTACACCAGAGGAGGACCAG ATCTTGAAAAAGCCATTGCCTCCTGAGCCAACAGCACCACCAGTTTCCACAAGTGAGCTAAAAAAGGTTGTAGCCCTTTATGATTACATGCCAATGAATGCAAATGACCTACAGCTTCTGAAGGGTGATGAGTATTTTATCTTGGAGGAGAGCAACCTACCCTGGTGGCGAGCACGAGATAAAAATGG GCAGGAAGGCTACATCCCTAGTAATTATGTCACAGAAGCAGAAGACTCCATAGAAATGTATGA GTGGTATTCCAAACACATGACTCGGAGTCAAGCTGAGCAACTACTAAAGCAAGAG GGAAAAGAAGGAGGTTTCATTGTCAGAGATTCCAGTAAAGCTGGAAAATACACTGTTTCTGTGTTTTCTAGATCTACAGG GGACCCTAAAGGAGTAATACGCCATTATGTTGTATGTTCCACACCTCAGAACCAGTACTATCTGGCTGAGAAACACCTTTtcagcaccatccctgagctcattAACTACCATCAACATAACTCTGCAG GACTCATATCAAGGCTGAAATATCCAGTGTCTCAACAAAACAAGAATGCTCCTTCCACTGCAGGCCTTGGCTATG GATCATGGGAAATCGATCCAAAGGACCTGACTTTCTTAAAAGAGCTTGGGACCGGACAGTTTGGGGTAGTGAAGTATGGGAAGTGGAGAGGCCAGTATGATGTGGCTATCAAGATGATCAGAGAAGGCTCCATGTCCGAAGATGAATTCATTGAAGAAGCCAAGGTCATGAT GAATCTTTCTCATGAGAAGTTGGTGCAGTTATATGGTGTCTGTACCAAACAGCGCCCCATCTTTATCATCACTGAGTACATGGCCAATGGCTGCCTTCTGAACTACCTACGGGAGATGCACCAACCCTTCCAGACCCAGCAGCTGCTGGAGATGTGCAAGGATGTCTGTGAAGCCATGGAATACCTGGAGTCAAAGCAGTTCCTTCATCGAGACCTG GCAGCTCGAAACTGTTTGGTAAACGATCGAGGAGTTGTGAAGGTATCTGACTTTGGCCTGTCTAG GTATGTCCTGGATGATGAATATACCAGTTCAGTGGGCTCCAAGTTTCCAGTTCGGTGGTCTCCACCAGAAGTCCTTATGTACAGCAAGTTCAGCAGCAAATCTGACATTTGGGCTTTTG GGGTTTTGATGTGGGAAATTTACACCCTTGGGAAGATGCCATATGAAAGATTTACTAACAGTGAGACAGCTGAACACATTGCCAAAGGCCTACGTCTCTACAGGCCTCATCTGGCTTCAGAGAGTATATATGCCATCATGTACAGCTGCTGGCACGAA aaagCAGATGAACGTCCTACTTTCAAGATTCTCCTGAGCAACATTCTAGATGTCATGGATGAAGAATCCTGA
- the Timm8a gene encoding mitochondrial import inner membrane translocase subunit Tim8 A, with protein sequence MDSSSSSAGGLGAVDPQLQHFIEVETQKQRFQQLVHQMTELCWEKCMDKPGPKLDSRAEACFVNCVERFIDTSQFILNRLEQTQKSKPVFSESLSD encoded by the exons ATGGATTCGTCCTCGTCTTCCGCGGGGGGTTTGGGCGCCGTGGACCCACAGTTACAGCATTTCATTGAGGTGGAGACGCAGAAGCAGCGCTTCCAGCAGCTTGTGCACCAGATGACTGAACTTTGTTGG GAGAAGTGCATGGACAAGCCTGGGCCAAAGTTGGACAGTCGGGCTGAGGCCTGTTTTGTGAACTGTGTTGAGCGCTTCATTGATACGAGCCAATTCATCTTGAATCGACTGGAACAGACCCAGAAATCCAAGCCAGTCTTCTCAGAAAGCCTTTCTGACTGA